One Marinilabiliales bacterium genomic region harbors:
- a CDS encoding DUF1593 domain-containing protein, protein MIWAGANGCKIMKTKLYFLILAATAFLLSSCTPGSEPLPRVFVFTDINIDAGDPDDRQSLIHLLWYADELNIEGIVPDRWYAGGLEACILAVEAYARDFDEFDLGRKGYPDPGFMEGAIAKDLEDAIERFHSAASDRGSPLYVLIWGNMANFGEALRQKPEVADNIRLITIGTGLMMEEHRPYIPENWELTDKPCDQPNWNGEGRNRVYNDNRFNDMWWLEINWTYEGMFSGNEPYEMFERLTKYGALGLHIWEVVESQPWAHYFRVGDTPSVLYVIDPENDLDDPTAGSWAGKFVRPLPDERPNYYTDSSGLVEWDYSDPCNTWDNHVEMRDYARSTLEKARAAMYEALLDKLSYIYGTRATSH, encoded by the coding sequence ATTGTATTTTTTAATTCTGGCTGCAACGGCATTCCTGCTATCCTCCTGCACACCAGGGAGCGAGCCCTTGCCGCGGGTTTTTGTTTTTACTGACATTAACATTGACGCTGGTGATCCTGACGACCGGCAGTCACTTATCCATTTACTTTGGTATGCCGATGAACTCAATATAGAAGGTATAGTGCCTGACAGGTGGTATGCCGGCGGACTGGAGGCCTGTATCCTGGCTGTCGAAGCCTATGCCAGGGATTTCGATGAATTTGATCTCGGGAGAAAGGGATACCCTGACCCGGGCTTCATGGAGGGTGCAATTGCCAAAGATCTGGAAGATGCGATCGAACGTTTCCATAGTGCTGCATCTGACCGTGGCAGTCCCCTATACGTCCTTATCTGGGGCAATATGGCCAATTTTGGTGAAGCATTGCGTCAAAAGCCTGAAGTGGCCGATAATATCAGGTTGATAACAATTGGCACCGGGTTGATGATGGAAGAGCACAGGCCATACATACCTGAAAACTGGGAGTTGACTGATAAGCCCTGCGATCAACCTAACTGGAACGGAGAGGGCCGTAACCGGGTATATAATGACAACCGGTTCAATGACATGTGGTGGCTCGAGATCAACTGGACCTATGAAGGAATGTTCAGCGGGAACGAGCCTTACGAGATGTTCGAACGTTTAACAAAGTATGGTGCACTGGGGCTGCACATTTGGGAAGTGGTGGAAAGCCAGCCCTGGGCTCACTATTTCAGGGTGGGCGACACACCGTCTGTTTTGTATGTTATAGATCCGGAAAACGACCTGGACGATCCCACCGCCGGCAGTTGGGCCGGGAAGTTCGTCAGGCCTTTGCCTGATGAGCGGCCTAACTACTATACCGATTCCAGTGGTCTGGTAGAATGGGACTATTCAGATCCCTGCAATACATGGGACAACCATGTCGAAATGCGTGACTATGCCAGGAGTACCCTTGAGAAAGCCCGGGCCGCGATGTACGAAGCATTGCTTGACAAACTTTCTTATATTTACGGGACGAGGGCAACATCCCACTGA